From a single Candidatus Methylomirabilota bacterium genomic region:
- a CDS encoding metal ABC transporter permease encodes MLDLLAVPFLACLVLTAIHVYLGLHVLARGVIFVDLALAQVAALGVTLAFLAGHPIQSEAAYWYALAFTLGGAALFAISRTRRAPVPQEAIIGIVYAVSAAAAVLIVDQAPQGSEHIKQLLVGSILTVTPREVATLAVLYGAIGLLHWAIRRPLLAISFDAAGAAGRAVRAWDFVFYASFGVVVTSSVRIAGVLLVFAYLVVPATAAALLARSVRGRLALGWAAGVLVSAGALAASWAWDLPTGATVVVAFGALLAAVALGLGVGAAARALRTRGRGALVGAAGVLLVAAGLAGLLLALFPGMDHPWLEWSEAAVPAARALFLTADERETYWDTRDSLARSAAELARVRTLEREARWGARPASEDMQERMRQYLAGRGELLAGDRVVLKALRAKARERQRWWLGAPLAAAGVAGALLLVRARRLRSRYATPARAGDGRKPSGTT; translated from the coding sequence GTGCTCGACCTCCTCGCGGTCCCCTTCCTCGCGTGCCTGGTCCTCACGGCCATCCACGTCTACCTCGGCCTCCACGTCCTCGCCCGCGGCGTGATCTTCGTGGACCTGGCGCTGGCCCAGGTGGCCGCGCTCGGCGTCACCCTGGCATTCCTCGCGGGGCATCCGATCCAGAGCGAGGCCGCCTACTGGTACGCGCTCGCGTTCACCCTCGGCGGCGCCGCGCTCTTCGCCATCTCGCGGACGCGCCGTGCGCCCGTGCCGCAGGAGGCGATCATCGGGATCGTCTACGCGGTCTCCGCCGCGGCGGCGGTGCTGATCGTGGATCAGGCGCCGCAGGGCAGCGAGCACATCAAGCAGCTCCTGGTCGGGAGCATCCTCACCGTCACGCCGCGCGAGGTCGCGACGCTCGCGGTCCTCTACGGCGCGATCGGTCTCCTCCACTGGGCCATCCGCCGGCCGCTGCTCGCCATCTCGTTCGACGCCGCCGGCGCCGCCGGACGGGCCGTGCGCGCCTGGGACTTCGTCTTCTACGCGTCGTTCGGCGTGGTGGTGACGAGCTCGGTGCGGATCGCCGGCGTCCTCCTCGTCTTCGCGTACCTCGTCGTGCCCGCGACGGCCGCCGCCCTCCTCGCGCGCTCGGTGCGCGGACGCCTCGCGCTCGGCTGGGCGGCCGGCGTCCTCGTGAGCGCGGGCGCGCTCGCCGCGTCGTGGGCGTGGGACCTGCCGACCGGCGCTACGGTGGTCGTCGCGTTCGGCGCGCTGCTCGCCGCGGTCGCGCTCGGGCTCGGGGTGGGCGCCGCCGCGCGCGCGCTCAGGACACGCGGGCGCGGCGCGCTCGTCGGCGCCGCGGGCGTGCTGCTGGTCGCCGCCGGCCTGGCGGGCCTCCTGCTCGCGCTCTTCCCGGGGATGGATCACCCGTGGCTCGAGTGGAGCGAGGCGGCGGTGCCCGCCGCGCGGGCGCTCTTCCTGACGGCGGACGAGCGCGAGACGTACTGGGACACGCGCGACAGCCTCGCGCGGAGCGCCGCGGAGCTCGCGCGCGTCAGGACGCTCGAGCGGGAGGCGCGGTGGGGCGCCCGCCCGGCGTCCGAGGACATGCAGGAGCGCATGCGCCAGTACCTGGCGGGGCGTGGTGAGTTGCTCGCGGGCGACCGGGTCGTGCTGAAGGCGCTCCGGGCGAAGGCGCGCGAGCGCCAGCGCTGGTGGCTCGGCGCGCCGCTCGCCGCGGCGGGCGTGGCGGGCGCGCTGCTCCTGGTGCGCGCGCGCCGCCTGCGGTCGCGGTACGCTACGCCGGCGCGAGCCGGCGACGGGAGGAAGCCATCTGGAACAACGTGA
- a CDS encoding metal ABC transporter substrate-binding protein, with protein sequence MRGALALVLLAAAPAWGGGPLPVVTTSTDLKALVEAVGGDRVAVESLAPAVHDPHAVEVKPGQLLHLKEARLLVRIGLDHEPWLARVLRTVDDPRFLPGSPHDLDASKGIDLLQTEVARVRGERGVHVHGFGNPHYWLDPANAEPITAAIVAALGRLAPAQREAFAANRARFVERLSAGLARWSAALAPYRGARAVVVHDSWPYFARRFGLVIVAAVEPAPGVPPSPASLAELTTRMREAHVPLLIAEPSSDASVVTHVAARSGARAVTLIPSVGGDPAARDYVALFDVNVGRLARALGGAR encoded by the coding sequence GTGCGCGGGGCCCTCGCCCTCGTCCTGCTGGCCGCCGCCCCCGCGTGGGGCGGCGGCCCGCTGCCCGTCGTGACGACGTCCACGGACCTCAAAGCGCTCGTCGAAGCGGTCGGCGGCGACCGCGTCGCCGTCGAGAGCCTGGCACCCGCCGTCCACGACCCGCACGCGGTCGAGGTGAAGCCCGGCCAGCTCCTTCACCTCAAGGAGGCGCGGCTCCTCGTGCGCATCGGTCTCGACCACGAGCCGTGGCTCGCGCGTGTCCTCCGCACCGTCGACGACCCGCGCTTCCTCCCGGGGAGCCCGCACGACCTCGACGCGTCGAAGGGGATCGACCTCCTCCAGACGGAGGTCGCGCGCGTCCGTGGCGAGCGCGGCGTCCACGTCCACGGCTTCGGCAACCCGCACTACTGGCTCGACCCGGCGAACGCGGAGCCGATCACGGCCGCGATCGTCGCGGCGCTCGGGCGCCTCGCCCCGGCCCAGCGCGAGGCCTTCGCGGCGAACCGCGCGCGCTTCGTCGAGCGCCTCAGCGCCGGGCTCGCGCGCTGGAGCGCGGCGCTCGCGCCTTACCGCGGCGCGCGCGCGGTCGTCGTCCACGACAGCTGGCCGTACTTCGCGCGGCGCTTCGGCCTCGTCATCGTCGCGGCGGTCGAGCCGGCGCCGGGCGTCCCCCCGTCCCCCGCGTCGCTCGCCGAGCTCACCACACGGATGCGGGAGGCGCACGTGCCGCTCCTGATCGCCGAGCCCTCCTCGGACGCGTCGGTGGTCACGCACGTGGCCGCCCGGAGCGGCGCGCGCGCGGTCACGCTGATCCCGTCGGTCGGCGGCGACCCCGCGGCGCGCGACTACGTGGCCCTGTTCGACGTCAACGTGGGGCGGCTCGCGCGGGCGCTGGGCGGCGCGCGCTAG